A window of the Brassica napus cultivar Da-Ae chromosome A2, Da-Ae, whole genome shotgun sequence genome harbors these coding sequences:
- the LOC106379614 gene encoding uncharacterized protein LOC106379614, which produces MLQRSVKIFLSEETMEEKKPNLDAPSLSVRRIPTKLENPSDSENTKKITTTIRRRKVKDSCQETEHGTVVRLLQDDKSFDHVVEPSLVPFVWEQTPGKPKDHHTLLQESDLIKALDMVSSTASFSVNCSTNGVSDEFENNGGRPSSVSKDDVNLKYRDLIMARFLPAAKAIALKQKKGSFRDQEEKMMKKKKKKRIIALQRVSMAINQDLNNDGHDHVEEAVHSSDPKKAMFGFLPQLCSKNSLDVLNPVLFRIKTCQNVAVSSSKIINPITQYSVYKTKPASSTIIVRSNKAMSKSQETSPIPRFSEKLSTTSRLQRTSSTQIKRQDTKFLSEGVKRMRNRNKNRSGNISVSQPPLPKTPSESWLCRTLPRSSTVSTVVPGQLPVLLSGQDTGLRKMMDQKSIKWETIVKTSYKHHDNVRYSEELTVVHPSRQHKP; this is translated from the exons ATGCTTCAGAGGTCTGTAAAGATTTTTTTGTCTGAAGAAACAATGGAGGAGAAGAAACCGAATCTTGATGCTCCGTCTCTATCCGTGAGACGAATTCCAACGAAACTAGAGAATCCAAGCGACTCAGAGAACACCAAGAAGATTACAACGACGATCAGGAGGAGAAAAGTCAAAGATTCATGTCAAGAAACTGAGCATGGAACTGTGGTTCGGTTATTACAAGATGACAAGAGCTTCGATCATGTAGTGGAACCATCTTTAGTTCCATTTGTGTGGGAACAAACACCTGGAAAGCCAAAGGATCATCATACACTACTCCAAGAATCAGACCTAATCAAAGCATTGGATATGGTTTCTTCAACCGCAAGCTTTTCTGTTAACTGTAGTACAAACGGAGTAAGTGATGAGTTCGAGAACAATGGAGGCAGACCAAGCAGTGTATCAAAAGATGACGTCAATCTTAAATATCGTGACCTCATCATGGCGAGATTTTTACCAGCTGCTAAAGCGATTGCCTTGAAACAGAAGAAAGGATCTTTTAGAGACcaagaagagaagatgatgaagaaaaagaaaaagaaacggaTCATTGCTCTACAGAGAGTCTCCATGGCCATAAATCAAGATTTAAACAATGATGGTCATGATCATGTTGAAGAAGCAGTCCACTCAAGTGACCCCAAGAAGGCTATGTTTGGGTTCTTGCCACAGTTATGTTCCAAGAACTCACTGGATGTTCTTAATCCGGTTCTTTTTCGGATCAAAACTTGTCAGAATGTTGCGGTAAGTTCTAgcaaaatcataaaccctataaCACAATATTCTGTTTATAAAACCAAACCAGCATCATCAACAATAATCGTGAGATCAAACAAGGCTATGAGCAAGTCTCAAGAAACCTCTCCAATACCAAGATTTTCAGAAAAGCTTTCCACAACTTCGAGGTTGCAAAGAACATCGAGTACTCAGATCAAGAGACAAGATACGAAGTTTCTTTCGGAGGGGGTAAAGAGAATGAGgaacagaaacaaaaacaggTCAGGGAATATCTCTGTTTCTCAACCTCCGTTGCCTaaaactccttcagagtcctggCTTTGCCGTACACTTCCGAGAAGTTCGACAGTCAGCACCGTCGTCCCTGGTCAATTACCCGTCCTTCTATCCGGTCAAGACACCGGTTTGAGGAAGATGATGGATCAAAAGTCTATTAAATGGGAGACGATTGTAAAAACATCGTATAAACACCATGACAATGTACGCTACTCAGAG GAGCTCACTGTTGTTCATCCCTCTCGTCAACACAAACCATAA